One segment of Streptomyces sp. XD-27 DNA contains the following:
- a CDS encoding alpha/beta fold hydrolase, producing the protein MSSTESPGARILPMVPPVRPADVGAGEKVRTESLPGLSLTVRSRPPAREGLPPALCVHGLGGSSLNWSALMGALAGRVDSEALDLPGFGDSPPPDDGDYSITGQARTVIRFLDAGDRGPVHLVGNSMGGSIAVRVAALRPDLVRTLTLISPALPELRPQRSALPTGLLAVPGAARLFVRMTSGWSIEQRTRAVLALNYGDPSRVAPEVFAAAVAEQERRAHLPYFWDAMARSARGIVDSYTLSGQHSLWRQAERVLAPTLLVYGMRDQLVSHRMALRAARTFRDARLLSLVDSGHVSMMEYPDEVARAFTDLLGEDDGSGAARG; encoded by the coding sequence ATGTCTTCGACCGAGTCGCCGGGTGCCCGCATCCTCCCCATGGTGCCGCCGGTGCGGCCCGCCGACGTCGGCGCGGGCGAGAAGGTGCGCACGGAGAGCCTGCCGGGCCTCAGCCTGACCGTGCGGTCCCGCCCGCCCGCCCGTGAGGGGCTGCCCCCGGCGCTGTGCGTGCACGGGCTCGGCGGCTCCTCGCTGAACTGGTCCGCGCTCATGGGTGCGCTCGCCGGGCGGGTGGACAGCGAGGCCCTGGACCTGCCCGGCTTCGGCGACTCGCCGCCGCCGGACGACGGCGACTACTCGATCACCGGCCAGGCGCGGACCGTGATCCGCTTCCTCGACGCGGGCGATCGCGGCCCGGTCCATCTGGTCGGCAACTCCATGGGCGGCTCGATCGCCGTACGGGTGGCGGCGCTCCGCCCGGACCTGGTACGCACCCTCACCCTGATCTCGCCCGCGCTGCCGGAGCTGCGGCCGCAGCGCTCGGCGCTGCCGACGGGCCTGCTGGCGGTGCCCGGCGCGGCCCGCCTCTTCGTCCGCATGACCAGCGGCTGGTCCATCGAGCAGCGGACCCGGGCGGTGCTGGCGCTGAACTACGGCGACCCGTCGCGGGTGGCGCCGGAGGTGTTCGCCGCGGCCGTCGCGGAGCAGGAGCGGCGGGCCCACCTGCCGTACTTCTGGGACGCCATGGCCCGTTCCGCGCGCGGCATCGTCGACTCCTACACCCTCAGCGGCCAGCACTCGCTGTGGCGCCAGGCGGAGCGGGTGCTCGCCCCCACGCTGCTCGTCTACGGCATGCGGGACCAGCTCGTCTCGCACCGGATGGCGCTCCGGGCCGCCAGGACCTTCCGTGACGCGCGGCTGCTGAGTCTGGTGGACTCCGGACACGTATCGATGATGGAGTACCCGGACGAGGTGGCCCGCGCCTTCACGGACCTCCTCGGTGAAGACGACGGAAGCGGTGCGGCTCGTGGGTAA
- a CDS encoding DUF3152 domain-containing protein: MPQARSGHPEHREPGGGWGALGGGVAGAAAQPAQAAQGTPAAARTVTEPRTEVPRTAVPGVRVPGPRKEYVEAFDALDARDTRDAAPRGDVRGSGAAGATPEAAPAAGSASEPAPASDGAKNGGPEGPSGGAKGGGTGRRVRRAGSAGPAKAGRGRKLTGVAAAAVTTVLAVVVTGQVTGGTKKSDSASSQPTGGTADRGDRASRDQSRPTPTRTPPALRTYAQKMAAKYPLDARLQASGAFTTIGGGDEAPGRGEVVRYRVDVEKGLPLDGELFAEAVHKTLNDDRSWSHGGTRRFERVSSGDVRFVISLASPGTTAKWCLKSGLDTTEDNVSCDSAATKRVMINAYRWAQGAQTFGDDKLHAYRQMLINHEVGHRLGHNHEGCSKQGALAPVMMQQTKFLETDGATCRPNAWPYPES; the protein is encoded by the coding sequence GTGCCGCAGGCCCGCAGCGGGCACCCGGAGCACCGCGAACCGGGCGGCGGCTGGGGCGCCTTGGGCGGCGGCGTGGCCGGCGCGGCAGCTCAGCCGGCTCAGGCGGCTCAGGGGACACCCGCGGCCGCTCGCACGGTGACGGAGCCGCGCACGGAGGTCCCGCGGACCGCCGTGCCGGGGGTACGGGTGCCCGGCCCGCGCAAGGAGTACGTGGAGGCGTTCGACGCCCTCGACGCCCGCGATACCCGCGACGCGGCTCCGCGCGGCGATGTGCGCGGCTCCGGCGCGGCCGGTGCCACACCGGAGGCGGCCCCCGCGGCGGGCAGCGCGTCCGAGCCGGCGCCCGCCTCCGACGGCGCGAAGAACGGCGGCCCCGAAGGCCCCTCAGGCGGTGCCAAGGGCGGCGGCACGGGCCGCCGGGTGCGGCGCGCCGGGTCCGCGGGCCCGGCGAAGGCGGGCCGTGGCCGCAAGCTCACCGGCGTCGCCGCGGCCGCCGTGACCACCGTGCTGGCGGTCGTGGTGACCGGGCAGGTGACCGGCGGCACGAAGAAGAGCGACTCCGCCTCGTCCCAGCCCACCGGCGGTACCGCGGACCGGGGCGACCGCGCCTCGCGCGACCAGAGCCGCCCCACCCCCACCCGTACGCCGCCCGCGCTCCGTACGTACGCCCAGAAGATGGCGGCGAAGTACCCGCTGGACGCGCGCCTCCAGGCGTCCGGCGCGTTCACCACGATAGGCGGCGGGGACGAGGCGCCGGGCCGCGGCGAGGTGGTGCGCTACCGCGTCGACGTGGAGAAGGGGCTGCCGCTGGACGGCGAGCTGTTCGCCGAGGCGGTGCACAAGACCCTCAACGACGACCGGAGCTGGAGCCACGGCGGCACCCGCCGCTTCGAGCGCGTCTCCTCCGGCGACGTCCGCTTCGTGATCAGCCTGGCGAGCCCGGGGACCACGGCCAAGTGGTGCCTGAAGTCCGGTCTGGACACCACGGAGGACAACGTCTCGTGCGACTCCGCCGCGACCAAGCGCGTCATGATCAACGCCTACCGGTGGGCGCAGGGCGCGCAGACCTTCGGTGACGACAAGCTGCACGCCTACCGCCAGATGCTCATCAACCACGAGGTGGGCCACCGGCTCGGGCACAACCACGAGGGGTGCTCCAAGCAGGGCGCGCTCGCCCCGGTGATGATGCAGCAGACGAAGTTCCTGGAGACGGACGGCGCGACCTGCCGCCCCAACGCCTGGCCGTACCCCGAGTCCTGA
- a CDS encoding Ms4533A family Cys-rich leader peptide: MPSRHAFDIAAFELALIGVAGHAVADVHCR, encoded by the coding sequence ATGCCGTCCCGCCACGCCTTCGACATCGCCGCCTTCGAGCTGGCGCTGATCGGCGTGGCCGGACACGCGGTCGCCGACGTCCACTGTCGCTGA
- a CDS encoding ABC transporter substrate-binding protein, translated as MRQLPLISRRVAAAAVGVVLVAGAAACGPEGNSGDAKSGGAGGKPQKGGTLTVLNSQPQEDFDPARLYTSGGGNVPSLVFRTLTTRNRENGEAGAKVVPDLATDLGKPSKNATVWTYTLKEGLTYEDGTKITSADIKYGIERSFAAELSGGAPYLRDWLVGGEDYEGPYKGGKGLDSIETPDDRTIVFHLKKPEGEFPYLATQTQFAPVPKAKDKGTKYEEHPVSSGPYKVVQNTGDGERLVLERNPHWSEKTDKERHAYPDRIDVKSGLDSAVINQRLSTGSGADAAAVTTDTNLGPAELAQVGSDKELAGRVGTGHFGYTNYLAFNPKVKPFDNPKVRQAIAYAVNRTSVVNAAGGSSLAEPATTYLPNQKSFGHTPYDHFPAGRTGNPEKAKELLKQAGYDDGLTITLTHSTAKDFETSPEIASAIQDGLKKAGITVRLQGLEDNDYKEKVHSVKDEPGLFLAHWGADWPSGGPFLAPIFDGRQIVKDGYNFNSAQLDEKSVNDEIDAINKLTDLDAAAKRWGALDKKIGEQALTVPLFHPVYKRVFGKDVKNVVISDWTGVLDISQVAVK; from the coding sequence ATGCGTCAACTGCCCCTTATCTCACGCCGTGTCGCCGCGGCCGCCGTCGGTGTCGTGCTGGTCGCGGGTGCCGCGGCCTGCGGCCCCGAGGGCAACAGCGGCGACGCCAAGAGCGGCGGCGCGGGCGGCAAGCCGCAGAAGGGCGGCACGCTGACCGTCCTCAACTCCCAGCCGCAGGAGGACTTCGACCCGGCCCGGCTGTACACCTCCGGTGGCGGAAACGTCCCCTCGCTCGTCTTCCGCACGCTGACCACCCGCAACCGCGAGAACGGCGAGGCGGGCGCGAAGGTCGTCCCCGACCTGGCCACCGACCTGGGCAAGCCCAGCAAGAACGCCACCGTATGGACGTACACGCTGAAAGAAGGGCTGACGTACGAGGACGGCACCAAGATCACCAGCGCCGACATCAAGTACGGCATCGAGCGCTCCTTCGCCGCCGAGCTCTCCGGCGGCGCGCCGTACCTGCGCGACTGGCTCGTCGGCGGCGAGGACTACGAGGGCCCGTACAAGGGCGGCAAGGGCCTGGACTCGATCGAGACGCCGGACGACCGGACCATCGTCTTTCATCTGAAGAAGCCCGAGGGCGAGTTCCCCTATCTGGCGACGCAGACCCAGTTCGCGCCGGTGCCGAAGGCGAAGGACAAGGGCACCAAGTACGAGGAGCACCCGGTCTCCTCCGGCCCGTACAAGGTCGTGCAGAACACCGGCGACGGCGAGCGCCTGGTACTGGAGCGCAATCCGCACTGGTCGGAGAAGACCGACAAGGAGCGGCACGCCTACCCGGACCGGATCGACGTGAAGTCGGGCCTCGACTCGGCGGTCATCAACCAGCGGCTGTCCACCGGCTCCGGCGCCGACGCCGCCGCCGTCACCACCGACACCAACCTCGGCCCGGCCGAGCTCGCCCAGGTCGGCAGCGACAAGGAGCTCGCCGGGCGGGTCGGCACCGGCCACTTCGGCTACACCAACTACCTGGCGTTCAACCCGAAGGTGAAGCCCTTCGACAACCCCAAGGTGCGCCAGGCCATCGCCTACGCCGTCAACCGCACCAGCGTCGTCAACGCCGCGGGCGGCTCCTCGCTGGCCGAGCCCGCGACCACCTACCTGCCGAACCAGAAGTCCTTCGGCCACACGCCGTACGACCACTTCCCGGCGGGGAGGACGGGCAACCCGGAGAAGGCGAAGGAGCTGCTGAAGCAGGCCGGTTACGACGACGGGCTCACGATCACGCTCACGCACTCCACCGCCAAGGACTTCGAGACCAGCCCCGAGATCGCCAGCGCCATCCAGGACGGTCTGAAGAAGGCCGGGATCACGGTCAGGCTCCAGGGCCTGGAGGACAACGACTACAAGGAGAAGGTCCACAGCGTGAAGGACGAGCCGGGGCTCTTCCTCGCCCACTGGGGCGCGGACTGGCCGTCCGGCGGGCCGTTCCTCGCGCCGATCTTCGACGGACGGCAGATCGTCAAGGACGGCTACAACTTCAACAGCGCGCAGCTGGACGAGAAGTCGGTCAACGACGAGATCGACGCGATCAACAAGCTGACCGACCTGGACGCCGCCGCCAAGCGGTGGGGCGCGCTCGACAAGAAGATCGGCGAACAGGCGCTGACGGTGCCGCTGTTCCACCCGGTCTACAAGCGGGTCTTCGGCAAGGACGTCAAGAACGTCGTGATCAGCGACTGGACCGGTGTGCTCGACATCTCGCAGGTCGCGGTCAAGTGA
- a CDS encoding ABC transporter permease, with amino-acid sequence MKGAEAGAAAGVAAPASGARQVWRRLRARPSAVVAAAVLALLTLLALAAPLLADLVGQDPNTYHDDLVDSARGGVPLGSFGGVGGDHWLGVEPGTGRDLFVRLLYGARVSLLVAIGATAVQVLLGVGLGLAAGLGGRFADTLLSRVGDVMVSLPMLVFAIALTAVVPTDFPRPLLLIVVIGLLDWVGISRVVRAQTLALKKLDFVAAARLGGSGPWRIARRELLPSLAAPVITYAALRVPINMTFEAAMSFLGVGVKPPTPSWGQMLSSATTWFRADPMYVLLPASMLFVSVLAFTVLGDGLRAALDPREASRLGVGRARTRTRTRLQTCLRARTRTGTRVRVRVRKGARK; translated from the coding sequence ATCAAGGGTGCCGAGGCGGGGGCGGCCGCGGGAGTCGCCGCGCCCGCCTCCGGCGCCCGCCAGGTGTGGCGGCGGCTGCGCGCGCGGCCGTCCGCCGTCGTGGCCGCGGCCGTGCTGGCGCTGCTCACGCTGCTCGCGCTCGCGGCCCCGCTGCTGGCCGACCTCGTGGGGCAGGACCCGAACACGTACCACGACGATCTCGTCGACTCGGCGCGCGGCGGCGTGCCGCTCGGCTCGTTCGGCGGGGTCGGCGGCGACCACTGGCTGGGGGTCGAGCCGGGCACCGGCCGGGACCTGTTCGTCCGGCTGCTGTACGGGGCGCGCGTCTCGCTGCTCGTCGCCATCGGCGCGACCGCCGTGCAGGTGCTGCTCGGGGTCGGCCTCGGGCTGGCCGCCGGGCTCGGCGGCCGCTTCGCGGACACGCTGCTCAGCCGGGTCGGCGACGTGATGGTGTCGCTGCCCATGCTGGTCTTCGCGATCGCGCTGACCGCCGTCGTACCGACCGACTTCCCACGGCCGCTGCTGCTCATCGTCGTCATCGGACTGCTGGACTGGGTCGGCATCTCGCGCGTCGTACGGGCCCAGACGCTGGCCCTGAAGAAGCTCGACTTCGTCGCGGCGGCGCGGCTGGGCGGCTCCGGGCCGTGGCGGATCGCGCGGCGCGAGCTGCTGCCGTCGCTGGCCGCGCCCGTCATCACGTACGCGGCCCTGCGGGTGCCGATCAACATGACCTTCGAGGCGGCCATGTCCTTCCTGGGCGTCGGCGTCAAGCCGCCCACGCCGTCCTGGGGGCAGATGCTGTCCTCGGCCACGACGTGGTTCCGCGCGGACCCCATGTACGTCCTGCTGCCGGCGTCGATGCTCTTCGTCTCGGTGCTGGCCTTCACGGTGCTCGGGGACGGGCTGCGGGCGGCGCTTGACCCGCGGGAGGCGTCGCGGCTGGGCGTGGGCCGGGCCCGTACGCGCACGCGTACCCGTCTCCAGACCTGTCTCCGTGCCCGCACCCGCACCGGCACCCGTGTCCGTGTCCGTGTCCGGAAGGGGGCCCGGAAGTGA